A genomic stretch from Helianthus annuus cultivar XRQ/B chromosome 1, HanXRQr2.0-SUNRISE, whole genome shotgun sequence includes:
- the LOC110877930 gene encoding FACT complex subunit SSRP1 encodes MNEDLFATKYKDKLEPTYKGLIYEVFTMVLRGLSGTKLTSPGKFHSCQDGYAVKSSLKAEDGVLYPLEKSFFFLPKPPTLILYDEMAKYSKCKLEFSKCQRKDIGYVWQKYLVAKEEFGDEEVNCESSPEQAANFLFWFRLIHFR; translated from the exons ATGAATGAAGATCTTTTCGCTACCAAATACAAGGACAAGCTAGAACCAACTTATAAG GGACTGATTTATGAAGTGTTTACAATGGTATTGAGAGGCTTATCAGGCACAAAACTCACAAGTCCCGGAAAATTCCATAGCTGTCAAGACGGTTACGCTGTGAAGTCATCGTTAAAAGCCGAAGATGGCGTTCTTTATCCGCTTGAAAAGAGCTTTTTCTTCTTACCAAAACCACCTACTCTTATTCTATACGATGAG ATGGCAAAATATTCTAAGTGCAAGCTGGAATTCAGCAAGTGTCAAAGGAAG GatatagggtatgtttggcaaaagtattTGGTCGCAAAAGAAGAGTTCGGTGATGAAGAGGTGAACTGTGAATCTTCACCGGAACAGGCTGCAAATTTTTTATTTTGGTTTCGCTTGATCCACTTTAGATGA
- the LOC110877944 gene encoding uncharacterized protein LOC110877944, which yields MDYAFVHIKKDVYNNRRIVLSDKNCLSDQSRVEVKLEDLLFASLEITNLDDKPMEYYHGMLRCSWHNGFPHYVFTVEDDRKVFINSKYIKVESTTDEGVERVYMFHSKDSDLLGEMSVSTSFELCPHGTQIMETKFVLCANGDNIEAYTHTLDQNQVFKNRNLLDRLSLPHLELAAIVMKDCIRESQKEVEVGGWGLKFLKKDRHCETCRQNTNMNVVVPAGVHGGPRSRNGGGPSSLVERWRSGGSCDCGGWDLGCPLTALHARPNNQDGSFGDSVSFDLFVQGCKQSVPVLKMVEVRDGVYDLRYKSIISPLQSLSMVVAAIHRHNSSIMRPKLYAN from the exons ATGGATTACGCGTTTGTGCATATCAAAAAAGATGTATACAACAATAGAAGAATAGTATTATCAGACAAGAATTGTTTGTCTGATCAATCGCGTGTGGAGGTAAAGCTTGAAGATCTATTGTTCGCGAGCCTTG AAATAACAAATCTTGACGATAAACCCATGGAGTACTATCATGGGATGCTCCGTTGCTCGTGGCATAATGGATTTCCACACTATGTTTTCACTGTGGAAGACGACAGAAAAGTCTTTATaaattcaaaatatattaaaGTTGAGTCGACTACTGATGAGGGCGTGGAACGTGTTTACATGTTTCATTCTAAAGACTCGGATCTTCTTGGTGAAATGAGTGTTTCTACATCTTTTGAACTCTGTCCACATGGTACACAAATCATGGAGACAAAGTTTGTTTTGTGTGCCAATGGTGATAATATTGAAGCATACACACATACTTTAGATCAGAATCAAGTTTTCAAAAATCGCAACTTGTTAGATCGTCTTTCACTTCCACACCTCGAGTTAGCAGCTATAGTGATGAAAGATTGTATTCGCGAGAGTCAAAAAGAGGTAGAAGTTGGTGGTTGGGGATTAAAGTTTCTCAAAAAGGACAGACATTGTGAAACTTGCAGACAAAATACCAATATGAATGTTGTTGTTCCTGCTGGTGTTCATGGCGGGCCTAGATCAAGAAACGGTGGAGGCCCGTCTAGCCTTGTTGAGAGGTGGAGAAGCGGTGGTTCTTGTGATTGCGGTGGATGGGACCTTGGTTGTCCCCTCACTGCGCTTCATGCTAGACCGAATAACCAAGATGGTAGCTTTGGGGATAGTGTTTCATTTGATTTATTTGTACAG GGTTGTAAGCAAAGTGTGCCGGTTTTAAAAATGGTGGAAGTACGTGATGGTGTGTATGATCTTCGTTACAAATCAATTATATCGCCTCTGCAATCTCTTTCGATGGTTGTGGCAGCAATCCATAGGCATAATAGCTCTATCATGAGACCTAAATTATATGCAAACTGA